The following nucleotide sequence is from Geotrypetes seraphini chromosome 10, aGeoSer1.1, whole genome shotgun sequence.
TTTAAAGCCACAGCATACTAGTGTCGTTCACTGTGAGAAGACTTTAAACATGTGCCTCGAGGTTGTGCTTACTCTGGAACAAATGAGCATTAGGGATGCAGAGTGAATGGCAAAATGGCCAACAAAAATGTTAGGCATCCTAGTGAAAATCCAGATAACCCTACAACAGAGTCAGCCTGGTAGACTGCATTGATAGCATTAACAGTACAGTATAATACTTTTCTGTGGTGCAGTCAAAGAAGTTTACATTTATTAGATGCAGGTACTTTTCCTATCCTTAGTGGGTTCATAATTTAAactttgcacctggggcaatgaagcgttaaaggacttgcccagagtcaccaaGAAGCTGCAATGGGAAATGAACCTAGGTCTGCCGGTTCTTAGCCCATCGCACTAACCATTAAGGCTATGCCTCCACTCCAGTAATCTTTGAATATATAAGGTAGtaaaccatatatatatatatatatatatatatatatatatatatatatatatatatatatatatatatatatacctccTTCACTTCCAAATTTTCAAACTCACacgatcctcagcgaggccacctccccactcagCATACACTCATGGTGGGCGGCTTTATGCCTCAACTCGTCACTAGATCCTTTATATAGGTTTACTTTTTGActtttatttcatattatttaaaaGTCTTTACTTTCTTTTTTAGAATATCTACTAAGGATAATTTACTTAGCTTTATTAGCTGAACTTCTGGTCATTATTCACTGAACGGGGGacaaccgacatgtttcaccctatgATTTACAACGGTTTCCTCAAGGTTATCACTCCCTACAAAAGATGGAATCAATTATGCTTAGTTCACACTTATAAAAACCAGTCAAAAACCATTACATATAGGCAATTCAGATTGGCTTACCCATAGTTCATACGCCATTCCGAACAGACCAGTTAGCTCTCCCGCAATGAAGGAAACAGTATTAACTTCCTGTTTATATATGACTCCAGATGATATACAGGTAGTATGTTGACGGGCTCTGATTGTATATCCAGTTTGAGGGTCCCTCCACTCATGGCCTACAATAGTGGTATCACACCATTGCATCGTTGACATTTAGTGTGCTCTCCCATAACTGTTTGATCTGTGGCTTGCCACTAAATGTCAAAGATGCCAATGGTGTGATACCACTATTGTAGGCCATGAGTGGAGGGACCCTCAAACTGGATATACAATCAAAGCCCATCAACATACTACCTGTAAATCATCTGGAGTCATATATAATAGTATGTCCATGCAATTTAGTGTATGTGGGCCGAACGAAACGAGCTGTACAACTGCGGCTCAATGAAAACAAATCTAGATTAACTACTATGAATATGCAAGCCCCCATAGTACCCCATTGTATTGAAAAACAGCATAGGGTGGACCAATTGAAATGGAGGGTAATTGATATTGTAGAGATGGAGAGGGAAGGAAATTGGGAGGAGAGATTAAATTATATTGAACAAAGATGGATCTATCGACTAAATACTGTAGCCCCGTGTGGTTTAAATGATGAGTTAGAATGGGCCACCCTTGTCTAGGGGGGTTGCCTTGGGGACGCGTCCGTAAAAAGTCATCCTTGAATGAAAGTAGATTTAAGGGTaagaagaataataataataataactctattcttatataccgccaacaatcttgcgacttctaggcggtttacaatgaagagaaactgtacagacagcgaattacagagtatagcattgaacatctagtgatagtaacagaagagttacagggtctgtgtattacacggtttcacaatgagtagcattatacagtcgacgatatttagagcataagtaggagaagagaaaggagattgcgctttgagttacaaaggtgcaagactgcgaaggtgaaaaagataacataagatgttgatgagaagtaagttgttaacttggtacatttgaacgaaggacgggcaccagtgggaaaaactggtaacaattaaagatagaaattttggcagaagagggtagacggactccttgggatgggaggaggctccgatattaggggagaagtctggttaggttataaatttcttaaacaaggtggtttttagttctttcctaaagatactatatgattctctggcggcatcagtgaagtagcctgtccaagtttgcagtctacctgcttggaatttgaatgttctatcaaagaaggtgcgatatctacagcctatgatatctGGGTAgataaagaggttacggtttctggtaggcctaatagaggagtggaattcgaagtgaggtagtaggtagctgggggccagtccccagattagtttatagcagaggcaggagaatttgaatagaattcgtgcttcaattggtaaccaatgaaggagtttgtaaaatggactaacatgatcgctcttctttagtccgaatattagacggatggccgtattttggactattctcagttttctcacattttttttagatattcccaagtagacaatgttacagtagtccagggtggataaaatcagtgattgtaccaatattctgaaggatagcgggtcgaagtatttttttatggttttcagtttccaaaggatgaagaagcattttttagtcaccgagtttatgtgctcggtcagggtcaggtgggtatccagggtgactcccagtatttttatggtttttagtattgggtgatcatggccgtttacatatattgtagttgcggagattttctcgtttgggctaacaaggaaaatctttgtcttttctgagtttaatttcagtttgaagtttaaagtccatttttctatttcgagcatgatggaggagatatgttttgagttggttgaggtcacatttgttattggtattagtatggagatgtcgtctgcgtatatataataagttaggtTAAGCTTTTGAATGATCCGAGGTATAACCAATAGGAGCTCTCCTGACATCAGATGTCCGTTCTATGGACGTCGAGGTTGGGAGGGCCCTTTATAAACAGGAAGTTAATACTGTTTCCTCCATTGCGGGAGAGCTAACTGGTCTGTTCGGAATAGAGTATGAACTATGGGTAAGCCAATCTGAATTGCCTATATTTAATGGCTATAAGTTTTTGACTGGTTTTTATAAGTGTGAACTAAGCATAATCGATTCCATCTTTTGTAGGGAGTGATAACCTTGAGGAAACCGTTGTAAAtcacagggtgaaacatgtcggttgtCCCCCGTTCAGTGAATAATGACCAGAAGTTCAGCTAATAAAGCTAAGTGAATTATCCTTAGTAGATATTCTAAAAAAGAATCTAAAAAAGAAAGTAAAGTCttttaaataatatgaaataaaagTCAAAAAGTAAACCTATATAAAGGATCCAATGACGAGTTGAGGCATAAAGCCGCCCACCATGAGTGTATGctgagtggggaggtggcctcgctgaggatcgtGTGAGTTTGAAAATTTGGAAGTGAAggaggtgtatatatatatatatatggtttaCTACCTTATATATTCGAAGCTTATGTGCTATTATTGCCTCTTCctttaatatacagtggtgcctcgcacagcgaacgcctcgcacagcgaacgctgcgcacaacgaactttatgtcttgattcgtacaacggacttcgtttcacacaacgaagtccggggttcctgcggggttggatcgcagcggggttggtcgagccgcgagggtagtctccttctccttacctgccctgtcgcagcacacagccgaacggaaatcttcccgatgtcagcgctgacgtcggagggagggcttaagcaaagccctcccttcctccgacgtcagcgctgacatcaggaagacttccgttcggctgtgtgcggctgcggcagggcaggtaggaagaaggcaatggcgaacgaaagaggggggagggggcggtccgccccgaagaatgtgcacagctggtcaggtcccccgatcgaccgacaacaggcccggccgacaaacctccctgccctgtagccgcgaatctaaattacctcttacagcagcttcaataatccagctgctgtaagaaggtaatttagattcgcggctacaggacagggagatttgtccgaccgggcctgttctgttgtcggtcgggtgcaaaagcgccacaaaggtggaggcagggagggaggaaaggtggagtggagaagaaaagacgcttaaggggggagaaggccgctgaaagcacatgttggagcaggggatgagagggagggagagaaggggaaatattggacaagggcagaagggatgctaaatcatagggtgacaggcagagagaacaacaggaaaaagagtggaagcaatcttgaaccctgagggtgagggcagagaggtggtgagatgattgatcatggggagagggacaaaagggaatagagatgggataggaagatagtggaagtaaaaggacagggagatgtatgtttttagatgtatctaaataaaaataataacaaaaaatttatcttttttatgtcatcttagcatattttatgctgcagaacgaattatttttttttacatgtattcctatgggaaaacgcgtttcacataacgaacgtttcacataacaaacttgctcctggaaccaattaagttcgttgtgtgaggcaccactgtatatatatatatatatatatatatatatatatatatatatatatatatatacagtggtgcctcacacaacgaacttaattggttccactGAGTTGCATGAACTCTCTATACTTGTGTTAGCTTAATATCCTATTACATTTTTAAATATTAGCCACTCGCCACCAACCTGATACGCTGAGCCTGTTGACCTGAGGCTTGTGTACACTGCCAGATAGAACTAGTTATGCGAGTGCCCGCTAGGAATTTCCAGTTATTACAGCTTTGAAAACATACCCAGCTGCTGGTTACTTCTACCATTACTATCTTTCAGTCACTTGGGCGATGTGGTTGCTTGTGTTTTAACTAGGAGTATGTTATTACTGAAGTGGATTAAACCCCAAGGCACTcaactcatatatatatatatatatatatatatatatatatatatatatatatatatatatatatatatatatatatgagttgAGTGCCTTGGGGTTTAATCCACTTCAGTAATAACATACTCCTAGTTAAAACACAAGCAACCACATCGCCCAAGTGACTGAAAGATAGTAATGGTAGAAGTAACCAGCAGCTGGGTATGTTTTCAAAGCTGTAATAACTGGAAATTCCTAGCGGGCACTCGCATAACTAGTTCTATCTGGCAGTGTACACAAGCCTCAGGTCAACAGGCTCAGCGTATCAGGTTGGTGGCGAGTGGCTAATATTTAAAAATGTAATAGGATATTAAGCTAACACAAGTATAGAGAGTTCATGCAACTCAGTGAGAATGTACAGAAACAAGGTGTTATTAGTTAGGGGCTCAAGGGAAAGAGAGACTCAACAAAGTGCAAGCCTAGGAAAGGAGTAGATTTGTATAGAAGTTGGCACAAGTGTTTGGGGTAGGTTTTGGTAATAGGTTCTACCCATTGCATCTTAGAACTTGCAGCTCTGCATTCctcattgcattccctaagaaaagcaagacttgAAAAAACTAGAGGGAAAAGAACCTTGTGTAGAGTTTGGGTGTGATTCAGAATTTGGCATGGAGCCACTATAGAAAGAATATCACATGTAATGTAAGATTACCAGTGAAAATACATGAGTCACAAAGATTTTTTAATAGTAGCACTCACTTTATTCATATACAAGAAAGACAGGTATTATTACACTCAAAATGGATAAAAACCTTAAACTTATGCAAACATATTCATAAAGTAATGGTAATGATACTTGTATTCTGCCAGCAACCTGAAACAGGTTTAAAGTGAATAAGATATTTTAAATGTTAAAGAATATCTACataacaaataaacaaacaaaaacctaaaaaatgattttttttttaaacagattgGCTTTTAACTGttttcaaaataataaataagagGAAATCATCCCTCAAAGTAGGGACCAAAGACCAATCATCAATACTGCTCTCTACAAAGTACTTCTCCAGGAGGTTTGATCTGTGACCCAAATTCAAATAAAAGAAAGGCAAAGACATCAACTGAAAAAACAAATCCAACCCCAcccattttatgaagccacattagaaATTGCAAAGTATGTAAAATTTTCCTATAACAATAATGGCCAAAGGAcgtctgaactttaggaaagcaataaaaacttacttCTTCCACCCTGTCCCCCCGCATAATGCCTGTTATGATTACAAAAGAAATGTCTACTATGTAAGTTAACCTATATATTAAACTAAGATCCTCTATGTATATCAAATTAGGATGAACACACTGTTAATaagtatggcaaattgtaacccgttcggTCTATATATTATATACGTTAACAAATAACCCGCTCTGTATGCTAACCTTGGACAATTTGTCTTtatgttatggggctcataatcaaaactgaaatacgtctaaaaacctgtccaagttggcacttggacaatctaaaagacaggtcatccaagtgctgaaaatcgaaatggctttttagatgtattcagagacattttaggcctctgaatcccactgtgcgcccagagctgaaaggggtgtttttggaggagtggttagggcggtatGTGGGCTGATCTGGGCTGACCTAGCCGTCCTGCAAGGATCaaaggtttgacgagactgcctacggaccttatatgttgtgagttagacaatgtaaagacacgtataagtgcccaaaaagtatccaaagtgacagagaaccactgcagggacaaagtaaagaccccttcacacacccccaacaccccttcacacccccacaaagttcagaataaaaatgtacatacctgtctctggaacatcagcaccaggcataggaaagcctagcagaactgcacagagatggcttacatagtctggggggtgggctagtgaaccatagagaggaggacccaggcctataagccactccaACCACTGCATcaatggtggaaaatatgaggccatcaaccccccccccaaaaaaaccccaaaaaaaaccaacaaaccctattgtactgccatatagatgccacttgcagccataagggttattggggttgtagataggtaTGTATAGTGGGTTTAGGGGCTGTTTTGGGGCGGGGCTCACCATAAACTATAAgtgagttgtggtgagatgtttatatagaaacatagaaacatagaaaggtgacgtcagaaaagggctgcagcccatcaagtctgcccactctactgacccaccccattaagtctgagtgctgctcgacccacgtggatgtcccatttattcttaaagtcgagcacgcttgtggccacgattacctgcaccggaagtttgttccagtgatctaccactctttctgtgaagaaatgcttcctggtgtcaccactaaatttccctcctctgagtttgagcgggtgcccccttgtgactgagggtcccttgggaaagaatatatcgttttccacctcgacacgacctgtgacgtacttaaaagtctcaatcatgtcacccctttccctgcactcctctagagagtagagctgcaatttgcccagtctttcctcgtatgagagacccttgagtccggagaccttcctagtggccattcgctggaccgactcagctcgaagcacatctttacagtaatgtggcctccagaattgcacacagtactccagatgaggtctcaccatggttctatacagtggcattatgacttcaggtttgcggctgacgaagcttctattgatacatcccatcatttgccttgccttggatgaggccttctccatttgtttggcagccttcatgtctgcactgatgatcactcccaagtcccgttcttctgaagtcctagctagtgtttctccattcaaggaatatgttctgcatggatttctgctgccgagatgcatgaccttacacttcttagcgttgaagcccagctgccatgtcgaggaccagttttccaacttgatcagatcctgcgtcataccttCCGTGAGATTGCTTCCActcactatattacacagtttggcggcggcggcgaacagcgctactttaccctgaagccctcgggtcaagtcccttatgaatatgttaaaaagggatggtcccaggactgagccctgcggcactccgctagtcacctccgatgtctcagagagggtgccattgaccaccactttctgaagtcttccactcagccaatcgttgacccatgctgttagtttctcacctaaccccatcgatttcatcttgtttaatagtctacagtgtgagacactgtcaaaagctttactgaaatccaagtatactatgtccagagactctcccgagtctagctttcctgtcacccaatcaaagaagctgatgagattggatggCGTGatctgcccctagtgaatccatgtggcaccctttttgtgaagttcacagcagtgtcctgtaaggtgccccactggtttgttgccatatctgggtggccagtccatcacaattctGGCCCTGCCCACGTCCAAAAGATCTTATTCTGGCCGTTTCAGACTTTGacgaatttttggtcgagaatatggtataaagatagatgtagtggcggtctggatgatcaaaagcCTAGACGTATAGATAGAtgattttcccccaaaaaaattttggacgtactttgagaatagacattttgctgctgccaactttggatgactagtgccctatgtccaaatcagacttggacgtttcttttgattacgCCCCTCCGAGTATGtttacttgtaacctgttctgagcttcttggggagaacaggatataaaattaattaaataaaattaattaataggAAAAATAATTAAGTATGGAACCTCATAATAGTGTAGTTTGATTAATTAGCCATTTGGAAGAATCCTTAAGATGTTTAATATGCTATAACaacatagtaaatggcggcagataaagcaatccagtccatccagtctgcccaacattcaCACATTATCAATTGATCATTAAATTATCTTTCTTTGGTGTTTCTGGGACACAGACCACTGGGCACTGTTCCTAGGTTCCAACTAcaagagttgccatcaaagcccactccagcctatctgaaCCATTCTGTCATctgtgggacacagaccataaaagtctgcccagaactgttctcatgttctaaattactggagtttctgtCAAAGcactctccagcctatcctaagcCGAGTTGCCTTATACAGGACAAACTTTACAAGCCTTCCCAGTATTAGTCTTAGTTCTTCATAGTGTAAATggtgtgaaaaaaaaatatatattcaaaaGTTTACCTCTGTGGGAACGCTGATTTTTCAGGTTTTGAGAGGAAAATAGGCCTTCTGGATCATTTTATTGCACTCTTGTCAGTGCATGTTATAGCAGGGActctaatttttcttttttaatcaatTTTACATTTATCAAAATTGAACATTTTTCTAAGGTAATGTTGGGGCTTCTGGATTACATTTTGCTCCTTTTTATGAGAAAAATATGCTGCGTTCTTTaatgttttgaatttttaaaatttttgtaaatatGGAGTGGCTGGCTGGATTGGCTTATGTGTTGTGGAAAAGTTTTTATTAACATTCACTTTGGCTATTGAGATTATTTGGCTATTTTCTTAACTTTCCATTTCTAGTTTTCAAAATGGAGATTAGAATGTggcatttgtttttgtttttttttttaaagtgagagGTTGGATGCAGACGGTCAGTGGTAGTAGCTGAGTCTGTGTTGTCTGCTTGTTTTTCAGTTAGCACATCCACACAGTACCCAAACCACAAACTGGCAGAAAGGTGCAGTTTAGGAATTCTCCTTAAAAGAGTGATTCATTTGGTGAATGTGAACATTGGTGAGCTGAGAAGGTTTATAGGTGTGGTTTAAAAGTAGTTTAGGTTCCTGAGTTGCTTAAATTTAGTAGAAATAAAAAGAGGAACCTGAAGAACTTGTTCAGATTTTTGAAGAAGATAGTTATTTCTTCTTGATAGAAATAGCACTGATTGCTTGTGAATTGAGTGTGGATTGACAGCACCACCCAGACTTCTGAACAGAAAGGGAAAtaaagggctggattcactaaactcaccgatctgggCAATCCTTGGCCGAATCTTGACAGGCGACCAATTCACAACAGTTCCTGCattcaaatgatctgatcggacgcatGCCCACAACTGAGCCCATGGATCGCTGTAGAGCAGACATATCAAACTCTGTACTGTGGTGcaataaaatttggcccgccagacaattcCTGCTGTCGCTGAGATTTAGCCCACCGTTCCATCCCTGTCTGCACCCTGCCTGCCGCTGGCGTAATCACTGCTGCTCTTCACATGCATCTGGGAACTCAGGAGGAAGACGAGCTTTGGACATTAAAGCAGcatgcagaggatcgccagtcagctgtagcgatcctagcaggttgCTGTAGCCTCCTCAGCACagttcctctgccgcggtcccgcacatcagaggaggggcgggactgcagcagagcctgctaggatcgctacagctgacgacgatcctctgcaggctgctttattttgtttaaatcaCAGATGGTAGTGATCAAAATGGTGATGAACAGAAGAATGCTTAGGACAAATACAGCAAGTGGCGATAGaatgaggaagagaggtggctgGAGACTAAGTATTAGGGTCTAAGGTGGAATAGTAGAAATGATGCAACTGGACAGGTTAGTAAACCAAGAGGATCTTTTCTACTGATGAATCTTACAAGGTTGGGGGATTACGGATGCTAGTATTTGGGGGGACTGGGGAGGAGAGGTGGAGGTAAGAGGAAGTTTTCTCTATAGAGAAGACAGTGTGAGCGATCTAAATAGAGGAGAATTGaatgaggaagagggagaagAAAGGAGCGGACAAATGATTGAGCTGTTTGGAGAGTGATGAATTAAAGAGAGTCAGGAATAGGTGGACAGATGAGTTAACAGAGCTTtacagaggaaagggagagaggtgcttGCGCAAGCtgcaggccggagaagttgctttCGCTGGCGAGgaattaaaggtacgggggggggggggggaaggaatgcaTGAATGTGGCATGGGGGGGAGTAAGGTGTGGGGGGGATttggagaggagggcatggggaacGCCACCACACGCTATGATACTATATGCTTCAATTTTCTCAATAGTGTAGGGGATatttctacagaatattgtttctttttatactttaataaaataatttcaatataaaatcataattatttgaggcttgtgtggatgggctcagatggtttgcagggatgggacatgCAGAgacaaaatttgttcccatgtcattctctaagtatcTTTCTATTCTATTTTTACTTAAAGCTAGTAACGGGTACTTGAAGTAAAACTCCTGGAAGACATAAGAAGGGCCCCAGTGAAGTAGAAAGAAAGAGCAGCTGGAAGAGATAAGTCAGATTTACAAATGCACAATACATATAACATACTCGTACTGTTAGAGGAAAATTCTTATAGATTTCACTTGAGCTAAAGAAAAGGAACTGAGATGCAGAAAcatttaaaacaggggtgtccaacctcccgtgaagtattttgtacagccccggtcgagggcgatgcagt
It contains:
- the LOC117367420 gene encoding uncharacterized protein LOC117367420 isoform X1; its protein translation is MNTDQGPQERGSEGEEPRAHSAVLLKMRSRASAHSPARTLSRFKCSRGGTDGRGRSVCGYEPSSSREGTSDARGRKRLLYQKQQMSDHNIRGEPTVNLYNSIDPWAQLWACVRSDHLNAGTVVNWSPVKIRPRIAQIGEFSESSPLFPFLFRSLGGAVNPHSIHKQSVLFLSRRNNYLLQKSEQVLQVPLFISTKFKQLRNLNYF